A region from the Aphis gossypii isolate Hap1 chromosome 1, ASM2018417v2, whole genome shotgun sequence genome encodes:
- the LOC114119586 gene encoding GTP-binding protein Di-Ras2, which yields MPEQSNDYRVVVFGAGGVGKSSLVLRFVKGTFRESYIPTIEDTYRQVISCNKNICTLQITDTTGSHQFPAMQRLSMSKGHAFILVYSCTSRQSLEELRPIWQVIKETKGAAELPSIPIMLVGNKCDENETREVSAEEGDAEARRWGCHFMETSAKTNHNVKELFQELLNLEKNRNISLQPEKKSMRGRKIREKCALM from the exons ATGCCGGAACAGAGCAACGATTACCGAGTGGTGGTTTTCGGGGCGGGCGGCGTGGGCAAAAGCTCGCTGGTGCTCCGATTTGTCAAGGGCACGTTCCGCGAATCGTACATACCGACCATCGAGGACACGTACCGACAGGTGATCAGCTGCAACAAGAACATCTGCACGCTGCAGATCACCGACACGACGGGGTCGCATCAGTTCCCCGCCATGCAACGGTTGTCCATGTCCAAAGGCCACGCGTTCATATTGGTGTACTCGTGCACGTCCAGGCAGTCGCTGGAGGAACTCCGGCCGATATGGCAG GTTATTAAAGAGACCAAAGGCGCGGCGGAGCTTCCATCAATACCAATCATGTTGGTTGGCAATAAGTGCGATGAGAATGAAACTCGAGAGGTTTCAGCCGAAGAAGGTGACGCTGAAGCTCGAAGGTGGGGCTGTCATTTCATGGAGACATCAGCCAAAACCAACCACAATGTCAAGGAGCTGTTTCAGGAGCTTCTCAATCTGGAGAAGAATAGAAACATATCGCTACAGCCCGAAAAAAAGTCCATGCGCGGCCGTAAGATACGGGAGAAGTGTGCGCTCATgtag
- the LOC114119585 gene encoding exosome complex component RRP4: MNISISLASKKTRHAVLKPSSNPPIIFTPGEKIRDQAGFMRGHGTYVSAGSLKATVAGVEQNINKLVTVSPLRCRYNGEIGDVVIGRITELVHKRWKVDINARLDAVLLLTSIQLPGGELRRRGMEDEQSMRSYLSEGDLISAEVHSVFADGSLSLHMRSLKYGKLGQGVLVKVQSNLIKRSKNHFHNLSAGVSVILGNNGYIWIEPTNDNKDPVGFEVDLQQVVEIGDRQTISRVRNVVLALSYYKMLIYDTSIQYALEESNKYTVSDLLTAEACYDIVNLTRHRLQAMDE, encoded by the exons ATGAACATTTCCATAAGCTTAGCGTCAAAGAAAACCAGACATGCCGTTCTGAAACCTTCATCCAATCCgccaattatttttactcctGGTGAAAAAATCAGAGATCAGGCAGGATTCATGAG AGGTCATGGAACTTATGTTTCGGCGGGATCATTAAAAGCAACTGTTGCAGGAGTAGaacagaatattaataaactggTCACAGTTAGTCCATTACGGTGTCGATACAATGGAGAGATTGGTGATGTAGTAATTGGCCGTATCACAGAACTGGTGCATAAACGTTGGAAAGTAGATATAAATGCTAGACTGGATGCTGTGCTATTGCTAACATCTATTCAACTACCAGGAGGAGAAtta AGAAGAAGAGGTATGGAAGATGAACAATCAATGAGAAGTTACTTAAGCGAAGGTGACTTAATTAGCGCTGAAGTTCATTCTGTATTTGCGGATGGTTCTTTATCATTACATATGCGAAGTTTAAAGTATGGCAAG ttaGGACAAGGAGTACTAGTAAAAGTACAATCTAATCTAATAAAACGtagtaaaaatcattttcataaCTTGTCAGCTGGAGTTAGTGTTATACTTGGTAACAATGGTTATATTTGGATTGAGCCAACAAACGACAATAAAGATCCTGTTGGATTTGAAGTTGACCTTcaacaa gttgTTGAAATTGGTGATAGACAAACAATATCTAGAGTGCGTAATGTAGTATTAgcattatcttattataaaatgcttaTATATGATACAAGTATACAGTATGCATTAGAAGAATCAAACAAATATACT GTATCAGATTTATTAACCGCAGAAGCTTGTTATGATATTGTAAATCTTACACGCCATCGTTTACAAGCTATGgatgaataa